GCATGGTCGGGGGCGATCGCTTATCCCAAGAACTCACGTTACAGCCGCAAGCCCAAGTTTTGTTTACCACGGCAGCCGCTAGCAAAGTATATCGCAGCGAAGAAGCGATCGCGCGCCATCAGGTACATTTACACGTACAAGCGGATGCCCACCTGGAATGGTTGCCCCAGGAAACCATTGTTTTCAACGGTGCCCGCTACCATCAAGATATGCGCGTGGCCTTGGCACCGGAAGCCACTTGGTTGGGATGGGAGATTACCCGTTTTGGTCGTTCGGCGCGGGGAGAACGGTTTGAACGGGGTACTTGGCGATCGCGTATAGAAGTGTGGCAAGGGGAAACACCACTGTGGATCGACCGCCAGTATCTCATCGGCGGCAGTCCCATGCTTGACAGCCTCAGCGGTTTGGCCGGTCAATCGGTCATTGCGACGTTGGTTTGGCTGGGAAAACCTGTCTCTGCCGATGTGGTGGCCAAAAGCCGCAATTTGTATTCGTTTCCTGAGGGGGAAATTG
The genomic region above belongs to Geitlerinema sp. PCC 9228 and contains:
- a CDS encoding urease accessory protein UreD, which produces MYHPPTPETTNKELSAASATSSWLGRLEITYTHRQQTTQIQRDRIQAPLKIQRPFYPEGPQVCHTVALHTAGGMVGGDRLSQELTLQPQAQVLFTTAAASKVYRSEEAIARHQVHLHVQADAHLEWLPQETIVFNGARYHQDMRVALAPEATWLGWEITRFGRSARGERFERGTWRSRIEVWQGETPLWIDRQYLIGGSPMLDSLSGLAGQSVIATLVWLGKPVSADVVAKSRNLYSFPEGEIGVTRLPMGMLCRYRGSSTVDARQWLVAVWGWLRQTFRQRPVCYPRVWV